Proteins from one Halovivax limisalsi genomic window:
- a CDS encoding PfkB family carbohydrate kinase, with amino-acid sequence MTYDALAERLATDESEPRIVALPDGSVDTYYDAFDERGDRIPTRDAFADRLASEDHEAVPIEPTARESGGQAVNMAKQARALGAETVCYGHLDDPVFEDLAMETHSMGEPSRISIFAFDDADRLLAERSADVRGWSLRILEAAAGAASAKDTLDAARDALDADAICCGNWASVDGLTDAIEDLAAGPLAAGAFVLDPGAVSGRSDEAVWDLLDALAELDERTDVAYSVNRAELEGTVEAIESASGHDRTVRENLRRVREAAGIAAVVLHEVDLAAAATRDGVIVVEALDVADPQRRTGAGDRFSAGLAVGRVRGWDWETTLALGNACAAYAVETAATGTRNELRAFVERKTS; translated from the coding sequence ATGACCTACGACGCGCTCGCCGAGCGACTCGCCACCGACGAGAGTGAACCGCGGATCGTCGCGCTCCCGGACGGCAGCGTCGATACCTACTACGACGCGTTCGACGAGCGCGGCGACCGGATACCGACGCGCGATGCGTTCGCCGATCGGCTCGCGAGCGAGGATCACGAGGCCGTGCCGATCGAGCCCACCGCACGCGAGAGCGGCGGGCAGGCGGTGAACATGGCGAAACAGGCCCGCGCACTCGGGGCGGAGACGGTGTGTTACGGCCACCTCGACGATCCGGTCTTCGAAGATCTGGCGATGGAAACACACTCGATGGGTGAGCCGTCCCGAATTTCGATCTTCGCGTTCGACGACGCGGACCGCCTGCTCGCCGAGCGCTCGGCCGACGTCCGGGGCTGGTCGCTACGCATTCTCGAAGCGGCTGCCGGCGCCGCGAGCGCCAAGGATACTCTCGACGCGGCCCGGGACGCCCTCGACGCCGACGCGATCTGCTGCGGTAACTGGGCCTCGGTCGACGGCCTGACCGACGCGATCGAGGACCTGGCGGCCGGGCCGCTCGCTGCCGGCGCGTTCGTCCTCGACCCGGGCGCGGTCAGCGGCCGATCCGACGAAGCGGTGTGGGACCTCCTCGACGCGCTCGCCGAGCTCGACGAGCGAACGGACGTCGCCTACAGTGTCAACCGAGCCGAACTCGAGGGGACAGTGGAGGCGATCGAGAGCGCGTCGGGCCACGATCGCACCGTTCGCGAGAACCTGCGTCGCGTCCGCGAGGCCGCCGGGATCGCGGCCGTCGTCCTCCACGAGGTCGACCTCGCGGCAGCCGCGACGCGAGACGGCGTGATCGTCGTCGAAGCCCTCGACGTGGCCGATCCGCAACGACGAACCGGTGCGGGCGACCGGTTCAGCGCCGGCCTCGCGGTCGGTCGCGTCCGCGGCTGGGACTGGGAGACGACGCTCGCGTTGGGAAACGCCTGTGCGGCCTACGCCGTCGAGACCGCCGCGACCGGGACTCGGAACGAACTCCGAGCGTTCGTCGAGCGGAAGACGTCGTGA